The Armatimonadota bacterium genome includes a region encoding these proteins:
- a CDS encoding carbohydrate ABC transporter permease codes for MAVASNKRIGNPKVRAWRNAKIALTYAVLIGLSCVFLIPFFWMLSTSLTEASKVIVKNRSWIPNPVVWKNYKDALTVLPFHLFLKNTLIITISCIIGQVLSASLVAFGFSRMRFPGRDAIFILVLSTMMLPAQVTQIPTFILFTYLRWIDTLKPLIVPAFFGGGAFFIFLLRQFFLTIPTELEDAAKIDGCSPFGVYWNVAIPLSKPALATVAVFSFMSHWNDFMGPLIYIQSMENKTLALGLASFKTLHGTEYHLMMAASVAVLLPVLIIFFSAQKYFVRGIVMSGLKG; via the coding sequence ATGGCTGTAGCTTCAAATAAACGAATTGGCAACCCGAAAGTTCGCGCATGGAGAAATGCGAAGATTGCGCTAACTTACGCAGTCTTAATTGGGCTGTCGTGCGTCTTTCTCATACCTTTCTTCTGGATGCTTTCAACCTCGCTTACCGAAGCTTCAAAGGTCATCGTAAAAAATCGGTCGTGGATACCCAACCCTGTCGTCTGGAAAAACTACAAGGACGCACTGACGGTTCTGCCATTCCACTTATTCCTAAAAAATACGCTCATCATCACCATCTCCTGCATAATCGGGCAAGTGCTAAGCGCATCCCTTGTTGCATTCGGCTTCTCGCGCATGAGGTTTCCAGGGCGCGATGCGATTTTTATCCTTGTGCTTTCAACGATGATGCTTCCAGCTCAGGTTACGCAGATACCAACATTTATTTTATTTACGTATCTGCGGTGGATTGACACACTTAAGCCGCTCATTGTACCGGCATTCTTCGGCGGCGGCGCATTCTTTATCTTCCTGCTCAGGCAATTTTTCCTAACTATCCCAACAGAGCTGGAGGACGCCGCAAAAATTGACGGATGCAGTCCTTTCGGAGTCTACTGGAACGTAGCAATTCCACTCTCCAAGCCAGCGCTCGCAACAGTAGCGGTATTCAGCTTCATGAGCCACTGGAACGACTTCATGGGGCCGCTGATTTACATCCAATCTATGGAGAATAAGACGCTCGCGCTCGGACTGGCATCATTCAAAACCCTTCATGGGACTGAGTACCACCTGATGATGGCCGCTTCGGTAGCGGTCCTACTGCCGGTGCTGATAATATTCTTCTCGGCGCAGAAGTACTTCGTGAGGGGCATTGTGATGTCGGGGTTGAAGGGATAG
- a CDS encoding tetratricopeptide repeat protein: protein MLTAITLPVYWQMLSHDFINYDDDKYVTRNDYLRTGTWQSIRWALTSFYAANWHPLTWVSHILDIQLFGFKPMGHHLTNMVLHLLNVLLLFLAFNWMTRSPWKSGFVAALFATHPLHIESVAWVAERKDVLSTMFWMLTMLAYVWYARHPSASRYMLVVILFAAGLMAKPMLVTLPFVLLLLDFWPLCRITHPFTTNQKSKISAERKRKSRGSYWKLIWEKTPLFALSLASSVVTCLAQARGRSLGSLEVLPPGIRTANAAVSYATYLWKTIWPRNLAIFYPHPKDTLPEWKVLAAAVILASASFFVYRLSKHGRPYLMAGWFWYIGTLIPVIGLVQVGAQAMADRYTYIPLIGIFIILAWGMPELAGCASRESKPEAANGKSRDLLSKTPASILPFLAFATIAVFAACTYTQLGYWKNSFTLFRRSLAVVESDVAHNNLGLALADQKKIGEAIKHYAAALRIHPESIEAQGNMANALGSTGRIEDAIEGYRQILEMRPDDAKAHNNLANALMKLGKVDEAVEHYYAAIELTPNNPVIHYNLSTALFAKGDYAGAWREISIARSLGFQGDAKFVEQVREKLGINH, encoded by the coding sequence ATGCTGACAGCCATTACCCTACCCGTCTATTGGCAGATGCTCAGCCACGACTTCATCAACTATGACGACGACAAATACGTTACCCGCAACGATTATCTGAGAACAGGCACGTGGCAGAGCATCCGCTGGGCACTTACTTCATTCTATGCCGCCAACTGGCATCCACTGACTTGGGTCTCACACATATTGGACATTCAACTCTTCGGATTCAAGCCAATGGGGCACCACCTAACCAACATGGTGCTCCACCTGCTGAACGTCCTCCTGCTGTTCCTAGCCTTTAATTGGATGACGAGGTCGCCGTGGAAGAGCGGTTTTGTAGCGGCACTGTTCGCCACCCACCCACTCCATATTGAATCTGTCGCATGGGTAGCCGAGAGAAAAGACGTCCTCAGCACGATGTTTTGGATGCTTACCATGCTGGCATACGTTTGGTATGCTCGGCATCCAAGCGCCAGCAGATATATGCTTGTTGTAATATTGTTTGCCGCAGGCTTAATGGCAAAGCCCATGCTCGTAACTCTTCCTTTCGTGCTACTTCTCCTCGACTTCTGGCCTCTGTGCAGAATTACTCACCCATTCACCACCAACCAAAAGAGCAAGATATCGGCCGAAAGAAAAAGGAAAAGCAGGGGTTCTTATTGGAAGCTCATCTGGGAAAAGACGCCGCTTTTCGCCCTTTCCCTTGCATCCAGCGTTGTTACCTGCCTTGCCCAAGCGAGAGGCAGGTCGCTTGGGTCGCTGGAAGTGCTTCCTCCTGGGATTCGTACCGCCAATGCCGCAGTATCATATGCAACATACCTTTGGAAAACCATCTGGCCTAGGAACCTAGCTATTTTCTATCCGCACCCCAAGGATACCCTGCCGGAGTGGAAGGTTCTCGCGGCGGCGGTAATCCTAGCCAGCGCATCGTTTTTCGTCTACCGCCTTTCAAAGCATGGGCGGCCCTACCTAATGGCAGGTTGGTTTTGGTATATCGGAACGCTTATACCCGTCATAGGCTTAGTTCAAGTCGGCGCGCAGGCAATGGCTGACAGATATACATACATTCCACTTATCGGAATCTTCATAATATTAGCCTGGGGAATGCCCGAACTGGCAGGATGTGCGAGTAGAGAAAGCAAACCAGAAGCGGCAAATGGGAAAAGCCGGGACCTCCTTTCAAAAACGCCAGCAAGCATTCTCCCATTCTTGGCGTTCGCTACCATAGCAGTTTTCGCCGCATGCACATACACCCAGCTCGGATATTGGAAGAACAGCTTCACCCTTTTCCGCCGCTCTCTCGCCGTGGTGGAGAGCGATGTCGCACACAACAACCTGGGTCTCGCGCTGGCAGACCAGAAAAAGATTGGTGAGGCGATAAAGCACTATGCGGCGGCGCTTCGCATCCACCCAGAATCAATTGAGGCGCAAGGGAATATGGCAAACGCCCTAGGTTCGACTGGCCGCATTGAAGATGCAATTGAGGGCTACCGGCAGATTTTGGAAATGAGACCAGATGACGCCAAGGCACACAATAACCTGGCAAACGCCTTGATGAAGCTCGGCAAGGTGGATGAGGCAGTCGAACACTATTACGCCGCCATTGAGCTCACGCCGAACAACCCTGTTATACACTACAACCTTTCGACCGCGCTATTCGCAAAAGGAGACTATGCTGGGGCGTGGCGCGAGATTAGCATTGCCCGCAGCCTAGGCTTCCAAGGCGACGCAAAATTTGTAGAGCAAGTTAGAGAAAAATTAGGTATCAATCATTAA
- a CDS encoding family 78 glycoside hydrolase catalytic domain: protein MSIDISNPCWLLFILAAGVILNLANDVRADSKPRATRLLIEYRENPLGIDALEPRFSWQFVQDGRNCRQSAFQIQIADDLQELLNGKANIWDAGKVESSKNITALPLGPRLKSGTRYWWRVKVWDANDVESEFSEPAWFETALLDQSEWQGVWLAAPGGGNGYHSALSSKAEDVKWVQVDLGEPMEFSAVKLFPARPYNWREDVPGFGFPLRYRLEASNEPDFKEPTILADKTAEDQPNPKEQPVEHKFDAVKARYVRLTATKLWMRQDGQRLLALAEMQIISPDGTDIAFGKQVKALDSIEDSGWSASQLTEGILRSSEEPKIAPLFRREFELPKPVRWARAYVTGLGYCELHLNGKKVGDRVLDPAYTVFGKRVLYSTYDVTDMLWQGRNAVGVVLGKGWYSKSPRFILQLNIIFEDGTRTSIVTDSHWKRGNSPILENSLYHGEVYDARLEQPGWDAPGFDDSKWEPAETVPPPTQKLSAEIIQPIRVSETIKPKAVSSPKEGIWVYDFGQNFSGWCRLKVSGPAGTEVRLRYAEVLYDYGMVNQENLRSARATDRYILKGDGVEVYEPRFTYHGFRYVQLEGFPGEPDLDTLLGCVVRTDFPQRGSFECSNALINQIQHNSVWGYKTNWHSIPTDCPQRDERQGWMGDAGVAAEVGFYNFDMGAAFSKFLQDIQDQQGEDGSIPDTVPHVWGSNPGDPMWAAAYHVIVWDMYRHTGDQRLLERHYENLKRYVDMLAKEAPDGILSRNNYGDWVGVVETPKDLISTGAFYYVADILRQIARKTGHFKDFRKYDALCSKIASAFNAKFFHPESNTYGNGSQYSNAWPLYLGIVPEKHKKAVVDNLAHDIMVNHKGHLSVGFLGARYLPDVLCNEGHPDVAYTIATQKDYPGWGYMIENGATTIWELWVYAVGNGMNSHNHPAFGSISAWFYRKIAGIAPKFEHGGFEHFDIKPFVMGDLTEAKASVETIRGTAASHWKRSQGKLTLAAAVPANSRASIWVPKNGIKNPIVKESGVLVWEDGKFIPGADGIESAGDEGDWVRFEVGSGEYSFELSSSK from the coding sequence ATGAGCATTGACATTTCAAATCCATGCTGGCTTCTGTTCATTCTCGCCGCAGGAGTAATACTCAACCTTGCAAACGACGTGCGCGCCGACTCAAAGCCGCGTGCAACCCGCCTTCTGATTGAATATCGCGAGAATCCTCTTGGCATTGATGCACTCGAACCCAGATTCTCGTGGCAGTTTGTTCAGGATGGAAGAAACTGCAGGCAAAGCGCATTTCAGATTCAAATTGCAGACGACCTCCAGGAACTCCTAAACGGCAAGGCAAATATCTGGGACGCCGGGAAAGTAGAATCAAGCAAAAACATAACTGCGCTTCCGCTTGGACCCCGGCTGAAAAGCGGGACGAGATACTGGTGGCGCGTCAAGGTTTGGGACGCAAATGATGTCGAAAGCGAATTCAGCGAACCTGCGTGGTTTGAAACCGCCCTGCTGGACCAATCCGAGTGGCAGGGCGTCTGGCTGGCGGCTCCGGGAGGCGGCAACGGCTACCACTCAGCACTCAGCTCCAAAGCGGAGGACGTTAAGTGGGTGCAGGTTGATTTGGGCGAACCAATGGAGTTCTCGGCTGTTAAGCTGTTCCCAGCAAGACCATACAACTGGCGGGAAGACGTCCCTGGCTTTGGTTTTCCACTGCGCTACCGGCTTGAGGCTTCCAATGAACCAGACTTCAAGGAGCCAACTATACTTGCTGACAAAACTGCCGAGGACCAGCCGAACCCAAAGGAACAGCCCGTTGAGCACAAATTCGACGCCGTCAAGGCGCGCTACGTCAGGCTGACGGCTACAAAGCTTTGGATGCGGCAGGACGGCCAGAGGCTGTTAGCACTTGCAGAAATGCAGATCATAAGCCCAGACGGCACCGACATCGCCTTTGGGAAGCAGGTCAAAGCACTCGACAGCATTGAGGACAGCGGATGGTCTGCCAGCCAGCTTACAGAAGGAATCCTCAGGTCCTCTGAGGAGCCGAAGATTGCTCCCTTGTTTCGGAGGGAGTTCGAACTGCCAAAGCCTGTCAGGTGGGCGCGGGCATACGTTACAGGGCTAGGCTACTGCGAGCTTCACCTGAATGGCAAAAAAGTGGGCGACCGCGTCCTCGACCCGGCATACACGGTTTTCGGCAAGCGAGTGCTCTACAGCACATACGATGTAACAGACATGCTCTGGCAAGGTAGAAATGCCGTCGGCGTAGTACTAGGCAAAGGATGGTACAGCAAGTCTCCGCGATTCATTCTTCAGCTAAACATTATATTCGAAGACGGCACAAGGACAAGCATAGTTACCGACTCCCACTGGAAGCGAGGCAACAGCCCAATCCTAGAGAACTCCCTCTACCATGGCGAAGTGTACGACGCTCGGCTTGAACAGCCCGGATGGGACGCTCCCGGCTTCGACGACTCAAAGTGGGAGCCGGCGGAAACAGTCCCACCGCCAACCCAAAAACTTTCCGCAGAAATAATTCAACCCATTCGGGTAAGTGAGACAATCAAGCCAAAGGCAGTTTCCAGTCCAAAAGAAGGCATCTGGGTTTACGACTTCGGACAGAACTTCTCCGGCTGGTGCCGCCTGAAAGTGTCGGGCCCAGCTGGAACAGAGGTGCGCCTCCGCTATGCCGAAGTGCTTTACGACTACGGCATGGTGAACCAAGAAAACCTTAGAAGCGCTCGAGCCACCGACCGCTACATCCTTAAGGGTGACGGCGTCGAAGTCTACGAACCAAGATTCACCTATCACGGCTTCCGGTACGTCCAGCTGGAAGGCTTCCCTGGGGAGCCAGACCTCGACACCCTTCTCGGCTGCGTCGTTCGAACCGATTTCCCCCAGCGAGGTTCTTTTGAATGCTCCAATGCGCTAATAAACCAAATCCAGCACAATTCCGTCTGGGGCTACAAAACCAACTGGCACAGCATTCCGACCGACTGCCCCCAGCGCGACGAACGCCAGGGGTGGATGGGCGACGCAGGAGTAGCGGCGGAGGTCGGCTTCTACAACTTCGATATGGGTGCCGCATTCTCCAAATTCCTCCAGGACATACAAGACCAGCAGGGCGAAGATGGCAGTATCCCAGATACAGTCCCCCATGTTTGGGGGTCGAATCCCGGAGATCCGATGTGGGCGGCGGCTTATCATGTTATCGTCTGGGACATGTACCGCCATACCGGCGACCAGCGGCTTTTGGAAAGACACTACGAAAACCTCAAGCGCTATGTGGATATGCTTGCCAAAGAGGCGCCAGACGGCATCCTAAGCCGCAACAATTACGGCGATTGGGTGGGCGTCGTCGAGACTCCGAAGGACCTAATTTCGACGGGAGCGTTCTACTACGTCGCTGATATTCTGAGGCAGATAGCGAGAAAAACAGGCCATTTCAAGGATTTTCGCAAATACGACGCCTTGTGCTCGAAAATTGCCTCTGCCTTCAATGCCAAGTTTTTCCATCCAGAGTCCAATACGTATGGAAATGGCAGTCAATATTCGAATGCCTGGCCGCTCTACCTCGGCATCGTCCCTGAGAAGCACAAAAAGGCGGTTGTGGATAACCTGGCCCATGATATAATGGTAAACCACAAGGGGCATCTGAGCGTGGGATTCCTTGGGGCACGCTACCTTCCCGACGTCCTCTGCAACGAAGGACACCCGGATGTCGCCTATACTATAGCAACTCAGAAAGACTACCCCGGGTGGGGTTATATGATAGAAAATGGAGCGACTACTATATGGGAGCTGTGGGTGTATGCTGTGGGCAACGGCATGAACTCACACAACCATCCGGCTTTCGGCTCAATCAGCGCCTGGTTCTATCGAAAGATTGCGGGCATAGCGCCGAAGTTCGAGCACGGCGGGTTCGAGCATTTTGACATCAAGCCATTTGTAATGGGAGACCTGACAGAGGCAAAGGCTTCGGTTGAAACCATCCGAGGGACTGCCGCATCGCACTGGAAGCGCTCCCAAGGCAAGCTGACTCTTGCCGCCGCTGTTCCCGCAAACTCCCGCGCATCCATCTGGGTGCCGAAGAATGGCATAAAGAACCCCATCGTCAAAGAAAGCGGGGTCTTGGTATGGGAAGACGGCAAATTCATCCCAGGCGCTGACGGCATAGAATCAGCAGGCGACGAAGGAGATTGGGTTAGATTTGAGGTCGGCTCCGGGGAATACTCGTTCGAACTGAGCAGTAGCAAATAA
- a CDS encoding neutral/alkaline non-lysosomal ceramidase N-terminal domain-containing protein: MIKVGTGTKVITPPVGTSLAGYFHERKSTAVHDDLLAKAVVLDSGTAKAAICVCDLLWIQSYQTAEVRRLVHSEVGIPPENIMVSATHTHTGPETRIHQPLVLPNDKYVQELPRLIADAIIEAHSNMKPATLRLGEEYEDRIAFNRRYRMKDGSVRFNPGKLNPDILGPDGPIDPQVNVLRIDGEDGMPTAILANYALHVDVVGGCEISADFPGEMARIVSDIYESKPLVVFVQGAQGNINHLDVSDPRKQSGWGEAVRIARVLAGKVLAASELSTPMSSEVLAAKTRILDILYHPLTDQLRRRAAEVRSMPSPSEFDLAQAKLIEKYELDGKNANVELQVIRVGDTAFAGIPGEYFVEYGLSIKEWSPFSQTFIVGLANACFGYIPTQDAFYPGTYETMPILSATLEPSAGVRIANAAGDILREVELLNQ; the protein is encoded by the coding sequence ATGATTAAAGTTGGGACAGGAACAAAAGTCATAACACCGCCTGTAGGCACCTCGCTTGCAGGGTACTTCCACGAACGCAAATCCACGGCGGTTCACGACGACCTCCTGGCGAAGGCGGTGGTTCTCGACAGCGGCACGGCGAAAGCTGCCATCTGCGTCTGCGACCTCCTCTGGATTCAGTCCTACCAAACCGCGGAAGTAAGAAGACTTGTCCACAGCGAAGTCGGCATCCCGCCCGAAAACATCATGGTCTCCGCCACCCACACCCACACAGGACCCGAAACGCGCATACATCAGCCCCTTGTACTGCCGAACGACAAGTATGTTCAAGAGCTACCCAGGCTTATTGCCGATGCCATAATCGAGGCGCATTCTAACATGAAGCCCGCGACCCTCAGGCTCGGTGAGGAATACGAGGACCGAATTGCCTTCAACCGCCGATATCGGATGAAGGATGGGAGCGTGCGGTTCAACCCAGGGAAATTGAACCCAGACATACTCGGCCCCGACGGCCCAATTGACCCGCAGGTGAACGTACTGCGCATAGATGGCGAAGACGGCATGCCGACCGCCATACTGGCGAACTACGCCCTGCATGTTGACGTAGTGGGCGGATGCGAGATATCTGCTGACTTCCCAGGCGAGATGGCGCGCATTGTAAGCGATATTTACGAAAGCAAGCCGCTGGTAGTCTTCGTGCAGGGGGCGCAGGGGAACATAAACCACCTCGACGTCTCAGACCCAAGAAAGCAGTCTGGGTGGGGCGAGGCAGTGCGAATTGCCCGCGTACTAGCAGGGAAAGTGCTTGCCGCATCGGAGCTTTCCACCCCAATGAGCTCAGAAGTGCTGGCGGCGAAGACGCGCATCCTCGACATCCTCTACCATCCGCTCACCGACCAGCTTCGGCGCAGGGCGGCTGAGGTGCGCAGTATGCCCAGCCCAAGCGAGTTCGACCTTGCTCAGGCAAAGCTCATCGAAAAATACGAGCTTGACGGCAAGAATGCCAATGTTGAACTGCAGGTAATTCGCGTAGGCGATACAGCGTTCGCAGGCATTCCAGGCGAATACTTCGTAGAATATGGGCTCAGCATTAAGGAGTGGTCGCCATTCTCGCAGACGTTCATCGTCGGGCTGGCAAATGCATGCTTTGGATACATCCCAACCCAAGACGCATTTTATCCAGGCACATACGAAACGATGCCGATTCTCTCGGCAACCCTGGAGCCATCAGCAGGAGTCCGCATTGCAAATGCGGCAGGCGACATATTAAGGGAAGTAGAGTTGCTGAATCAATGA
- a CDS encoding family 20 glycosylhydrolase, with the protein MNAFFKPKEIEIRERRLPLFKGGKPAYHVVIADNADAAVCEAARIVCEAVSHPSDRIIPESKDGRQSPAIILCTPDGPSRFSRMIEGSRLPEAPVNRDQAYQITITGDDVVLLGYTPQALVYAAMTLAELVEGKGKNAQLPDVSVFDYPDMAYRGIYVECRWGPDSMTLDEWKHAIDELAAMRMNIVSIGLYNNWPIQYDGVISEWMMVPIKKYPKLKTPKLVNYYSPSKKKDIRLEYVPRIYAEDLFGEIIKYAKSKGVIVRPHFNTPGHNTQIPRHYPETSAKFADGTPKKYGFCMSSPATFEVMFSIFDEICDRYLLPNGIDWFHIGLDEVYPLVGMNMDMPLKRIDPWCECPECSKTSPEDRFVNYAVRLAKHLKEKGINHIGMWHDHFLRGGKMNDELKRRFEEEGLKDSVVLHWWRYSDFFDTTMPELGFRRWVVPMTGYFYWINYTDHLHNVFWAIDKGVEESAEGVEAYGVWHPAFHQHYIMLAAKSWNSERWAHPGAVREEYAKLLFGARWKEGLRGLCYFDNVTGGGGMMNWLSRLFSYPYLYANWEADAFIRENYPQAIIEQLLHNSLNVLGFLSQASAETQKAISIFERMIDGKSSKSRSKSALNSQSTLINLYLVECRRIKAVLDLFLSMTNSVKLARSGADGERLLKAADEVKKAAAQLDEAMLAIEKTWLQPFVPQALRELTLMRRFAVDLAAELRMGQKGELKVMECKPIEWPND; encoded by the coding sequence ATGAACGCATTCTTCAAGCCGAAAGAAATAGAGATTAGAGAAAGAAGACTGCCTCTCTTCAAAGGAGGGAAGCCCGCCTACCACGTGGTGATTGCCGACAATGCCGATGCGGCAGTTTGCGAAGCCGCACGGATAGTCTGCGAGGCAGTCAGCCACCCAAGCGACCGCATTATACCCGAAAGCAAGGACGGCAGGCAGTCGCCCGCCATAATTCTATGCACCCCAGATGGACCTTCGCGCTTCAGCCGAATGATTGAGGGGAGCAGGCTTCCCGAAGCTCCAGTCAACCGCGACCAAGCCTACCAAATAACCATTACAGGCGATGATGTCGTCCTTCTCGGATACACTCCCCAGGCGCTGGTTTATGCGGCAATGACGCTCGCAGAGCTGGTCGAAGGCAAGGGCAAAAATGCCCAGCTCCCCGATGTCAGCGTCTTCGACTACCCCGATATGGCATACCGAGGCATTTACGTTGAATGCCGCTGGGGACCAGACAGCATGACGCTCGATGAATGGAAGCATGCTATAGACGAGCTTGCGGCAATGCGCATGAATATCGTCAGCATAGGCTTGTACAACAACTGGCCAATCCAATACGATGGGGTAATCTCCGAATGGATGATGGTGCCTATAAAGAAGTATCCGAAGCTGAAGACGCCCAAGCTCGTAAACTACTACTCGCCGTCCAAGAAAAAAGACATACGCCTTGAGTATGTGCCTCGGATATATGCAGAAGACCTTTTCGGCGAAATTATCAAGTATGCGAAGTCAAAGGGCGTTATCGTAAGGCCGCACTTCAACACCCCAGGCCACAATACGCAAATACCTCGCCACTATCCAGAAACATCGGCGAAGTTCGCAGACGGCACACCGAAGAAATACGGCTTCTGCATGAGCAGTCCGGCAACCTTTGAGGTGATGTTCAGCATTTTCGACGAAATCTGCGACAGATATCTACTGCCAAACGGAATTGACTGGTTCCACATTGGCTTGGACGAAGTATATCCGCTGGTCGGGATGAATATGGATATGCCTCTAAAGCGCATAGACCCCTGGTGCGAGTGCCCCGAATGTTCAAAGACATCGCCCGAAGACCGCTTTGTCAACTACGCAGTTCGCCTGGCGAAACACCTAAAAGAGAAAGGGATAAACCACATCGGCATGTGGCACGACCACTTCCTCCGCGGCGGGAAAATGAATGACGAGCTGAAGAGGCGCTTCGAAGAGGAAGGCTTAAAGGATTCGGTTGTGCTCCACTGGTGGCGGTATTCCGACTTCTTCGACACCACTATGCCCGAGCTGGGATTCAGGCGGTGGGTGGTGCCGATGACGGGGTACTTCTACTGGATTAACTACACCGACCACCTGCACAATGTTTTCTGGGCGATAGATAAGGGCGTCGAGGAGAGCGCAGAAGGCGTCGAAGCATATGGAGTCTGGCATCCAGCATTCCACCAGCACTACATCATGCTGGCGGCGAAATCGTGGAACTCCGAACGCTGGGCACACCCCGGTGCAGTAAGGGAAGAATACGCGAAGCTCCTCTTCGGCGCCCGCTGGAAGGAAGGGCTGAGGGGGCTCTGCTACTTCGACAACGTTACCGGTGGCGGCGGCATGATGAACTGGCTCAGTCGGCTGTTCAGCTATCCATATCTGTACGCCAATTGGGAAGCCGACGCATTCATACGCGAGAACTATCCCCAGGCTATTATCGAACAGCTGCTCCACAATTCGCTGAATGTATTGGGCTTTCTCAGCCAGGCGTCCGCCGAAACGCAAAAGGCAATTTCTATATTCGAAAGAATGATTGACGGCAAATCATCTAAATCTAGGAGCAAGTCAGCCCTCAACAGCCAGAGCACACTAATCAACCTCTATCTAGTCGAATGCAGGCGCATCAAAGCGGTGCTCGACCTCTTTTTAAGCATGACCAACTCTGTTAAATTGGCGCGCAGTGGCGCAGATGGCGAAAGGCTTCTAAAAGCGGCAGACGAAGTCAAAAAAGCCGCCGCTCAGCTCGATGAAGCAATGCTGGCAATCGAGAAGACATGGCTCCAGCCTTTCGTGCCTCAAGCATTAAGAGAGCTTACCCTAATGCGCCGATTTGCAGTTGATCTCGCCGCCGAGCTTCGGATGGGGCAAAAAGGCGAACTGAAGGTCATGGAATGCAAGCCGATTGAATGGCCAAATGACTGA
- a CDS encoding tetratricopeptide repeat protein produces MTEKINTFDNHDKAYHLWKAAGIKEAAVVHVDAHPDLFEPQGTSAPVISDYLRWALREGILREVHWVTPKHTWDANTSRRIIWCHLKAIANTSGGADCWFKPEKRQGGLSLYGRPVTVCSLESLPEVKPPLLLDIDVDYLLLKDIPLSGFHRMAERPWIWPSELAPLLSDLALAAEMVAISYSLSGCFVPLQWKHLGDDLALILASNQPDKALEYASLKRQMAEALLDGDIKLHNKLREAAEKLNPQDASLHHWRALALRAEGNIDAAREAHARAVELDLTYKCSCGFGSLIYEAHGEYDKAEKAYRLAIELSDSDPMGWYGLGRIAMRKNDKQSARKFLSQAASFPNAPAEVHRELAALAESEGDLEEALRQYRWYLRTAHAGRSLEHPIASVPLRGFRSPFWSEGYSAMARICSAKGNTRLFSNCYSEALKLANPRLYRAARPILRKMGGAKDATPAAVLWSLAKSAAVGLGLGIQHIRRRIKLRFSPAGSEAAASRMCPPVRLPKR; encoded by the coding sequence ATGACTGAGAAAATAAATACATTCGACAATCACGACAAAGCCTACCACCTTTGGAAAGCGGCGGGCATCAAAGAAGCGGCTGTAGTGCACGTAGATGCCCATCCTGACCTCTTCGAGCCCCAAGGGACAAGCGCACCGGTAATCTCCGACTACCTGCGGTGGGCGCTGAGAGAAGGCATACTGCGCGAGGTTCACTGGGTCACACCCAAACATACTTGGGACGCGAACACCAGCCGCAGAATCATCTGGTGCCACCTCAAAGCAATTGCCAATACCAGCGGCGGAGCGGACTGCTGGTTCAAGCCAGAAAAGCGGCAGGGCGGGCTTTCACTTTACGGACGGCCGGTAACGGTATGCTCGCTCGAATCACTCCCCGAAGTCAAGCCGCCGCTCCTCCTAGACATCGACGTTGACTACCTCCTCCTCAAAGATATACCGCTGAGCGGGTTCCATCGGATGGCTGAGCGGCCCTGGATTTGGCCATCCGAGCTTGCCCCCCTGCTGTCAGATTTGGCGCTGGCGGCGGAGATGGTTGCAATCAGCTATTCCCTCTCAGGATGCTTCGTTCCCCTCCAGTGGAAGCACCTCGGCGACGACCTGGCTTTAATTCTAGCATCAAATCAGCCCGACAAGGCACTTGAATATGCCTCGCTTAAGCGGCAAATGGCTGAGGCACTCCTTGACGGCGACATCAAACTGCACAACAAACTTCGAGAAGCCGCCGAGAAGCTTAATCCCCAAGATGCCTCACTCCACCACTGGCGCGCACTGGCTCTTAGGGCAGAGGGCAACATTGATGCCGCCAGGGAAGCCCATGCTCGCGCAGTTGAGCTTGACTTGACATACAAATGTTCGTGCGGCTTCGGCAGCTTGATTTATGAGGCACACGGCGAATATGACAAAGCCGAGAAGGCTTACCGCCTTGCCATCGAGCTGAGCGACAGCGACCCAATGGGCTGGTATGGCCTCGGACGGATCGCCATGCGGAAGAATGATAAGCAAAGCGCCCGCAAATTCCTAAGCCAAGCCGCATCTTTTCCGAATGCGCCCGCTGAGGTCCACCGAGAATTAGCAGCGCTCGCCGAATCGGAAGGAGACTTGGAAGAAGCACTGCGGCAGTACCGCTGGTACCTTCGAACAGCTCACGCCGGGCGGTCGCTTGAACATCCTATAGCCAGCGTTCCCCTGCGCGGCTTCCGAAGCCCTTTCTGGTCGGAAGGCTACTCTGCAATGGCTCGCATATGCAGTGCCAAGGGAAATACCCGCCTTTTTTCAAACTGCTACTCAGAAGCACTAAAGCTTGCGAACCCCCGCTTATACAGAGCCGCCAGACCGATACTCCGCAAAATGGGCGGCGCAAAAGATGCAACACCAGCCGCAGTCCTTTGGTCGCTAGCAAAATCTGCGGCCGTCGGCTTAGGCTTAGGCATCCAGCACATTCGCCGCAGAATCAAACTCAGGTTCTCGCCAGCCGGCTCCGAGGCAGCTGCCAGCCGCATGTGCCCGCCCGTGCGCCTTCCAAAAAGATGA